The sequence ATGCAAATAAGAAGACAATTAATAAAGCTCACTTGCCATGAACATAGATAACACACAATCACAGATGCGAAAGGGCGTGCTGGAATTCTGCATCCTGAGCATCATCAAGCAAGGAGAAGCTTACCCTTCAGATATCATAGAAAAAATGAAAGAAGCGAAGCTGGATATCCTGGAGGGCACTCTTTATCCTTTATTAACACGGTTGAAGAACGCAGAATTACTGAAGTACAGATGGGAAGAAAGTATGTCGGGGCCTCCAAGGAAATATTTCTCCATGACCGACAAAGGAGAGGCCTTTTATCTGGACCTGGAAAAGACCTGGAACGAACTGGCAAATGCGGTACATCAGCTAACAAGTAAACAATAACAAAATCATCCAAACTAAAACCTATTAAATAGCAATCAGCAATGAAAAAGATTATTAACATAAACCTGGCCAGCCGCCTTATTCCCATAGAGGATAGCGCATATGAGATATTGCGGCAATACCTGGACAGTTTGAAAAAATACTTTGCAAGGGAGGAAGGTGCGGATGAAATTGTGAGTGACATTGAAGGCCGAATTGCAGAGATCTTTCTGGATAAAATAAAGAAAGGTGCTCACTGCATCACTGATGAAGATGTAGTAGGCGTGAAAGCTGTGATGGGTACACCTGACCAGTTTGAAGAAGGCAACGATACAAATACCCAACAACAGCAGTCCGCTGCTTCCAACGATCCTATCTACGATAGTTTCCGCACCCGCAAGCGTTTATTCCGTGATCCGGATGCGAAGGTACTGGGCGGTGTGTGCGGAGGTCTGGGTGCTTACCTGAATGTAGACCCGGTTGTCTTCCGTATCATCTTCGCTTTGCTGGCGATTGGTGGTTTCGGTTCCGGCATACTGGTATACTTTATTCTCTGGGTTGTAACACCCGAAGCAAATACTGCCGCTGAAAAGCTGCAGATGAGAGGAGAGCGCGTAGATGTGAACAACATCAGAACTGCTGTACAGGATGAAATTAACGCTACCAAGGCCCACTTAAAGGACATTAAATATGAAATGCGAAATTTTTCTCAGGGCCGGGGAAGACAAGTTGGAAATGATATAGAACGCTTTGGCCGTAGCTTATTTGATGTGTTAGGCCGCATTCTTATCGTACTGACTAAGGGCTTCTTTTTCTTCCTGGCTGTAGTCATTCTCCTCATCCTGCTGTTTGTAGGTGTAATGATCACAGTTGCTTCTCCGGTCCTGCTGCCATTCAAAGCCCTGCTGCTGGCAGGCACACTGCAAAATCTGCTCTTCTGGCCAGCTGTATTCCTCTTGCTCGGTGTACCGGTTGTGGGGATTATCATATTCATCATCCGCAAGCTCACAGGAGTAAAACAGACTAACCGCTATGTGGGTTATACCCTCAGCTTCCTCTGGTTCACCGGTCTGATATGTGCTATACTGGTAGGGGTGTCTGTGGCCAAAGATTTCAGATTACGTAATACCGTAAAAGAAAATTTTGCCCTTGTGCAACCTTCTAAGGAGAAGATCGTCTTTAAAGAGGCAGAGAACCTGGTTCAGGTAGAAGAAACTTTCTTTGATGATGACCTGAAGCTCGCTGACGATACTGTTATTATTAATAACTATCGTTTGAGTGTCGAGAAAAGCAAGAATGACAGTTTCTATATTGAAGTGCAACGTAGCTCCCGGGGACGCAGCATTGCACAGGCAAGAACGCTGGCAAGAGAGATCTCTTATCCGATCACACAGCAGGACAGCGTGATTTACCTGCCTGCAGGTATCTCTATCCCAAGAAACAGTAAGTTCCGTGACCAGCGCGTACGCATCATTGTACGGGTACCGGTTAACAAACAGGTGGAAATGGACAGCAAAGTTCGTGACCACTACCATAACTGGAACTGGGATTGGGACAACGATTGGGATGATCATCACCGTTGGGACGATAATGACGACAACGATGATAACAATGACAACGGTGTACATGTACTGAAAATGACTCCTGACGGAATCGATAAGAAGGACAACAACCGTGTAACAGACAAAGATTCTTTAGAAAATAATTACCGCTACAAAGGAAAACAGGAGCGTAACACAACGCCGGTAGAAGATACCAGCAAGTCAGCGAACGCTACCAGCAAAGGAAAAGTAGCCTTTGAAGGAGATGCCATCAGCTACAGCCTTTTCAACCTTTTGAGCTAAACTTTTCATCACAATAAGTTCAATAGTTAAAGAAATGGAAATTACCACGGTCTTCACCGTGGTTTTTTATTTAACGATCTTTTTCCCGAATTGATCAAACAGCTGACATTTAAATGCCTAGTTTTGTTTTTTTAACCGTCGACGATAAGGAATGCAGGCTACAAAAACTGGAAAGATCAATATTGCGCTGGTAGGGAATCCGAATAGTGGCAAAAGCTCGTTATTTAATGCTTTGACAGGACTGAACCAGAAGGTTGGTAATTTCCCGGGGGTTACTGTTGACAAGAAAACGGGTGCGGCCAACATCTCTGCCTCACTTCAGGCCAACATTATTGACCTGCCCGGTACCTATAGCCTTTATCCCAAAAGTGCCGATGAATTAGTAACGTACGATGTACTGGTAAATCCTCAGGGAGAGGAAATTCCAGACATTATCCTCATTATTGCCGACGCTTCCAATCTAAAACGTAACCTCCTCTTTTGTTCCCAGATTATAGACCTGAAGATCCCCGTTATCATTTGTCTGACCATGATGGACATTGCCCGTAAGAAGGGTGTGGAAATCGATGAAGCTGGTCTGGAAAGAGAATTGGGTGTACCTGTGGTATCCATCAATCCCCGCAAGAACAAGGGGCTCCCGGAACTCAAAAAGATTATAGAACTCGTAACCCGGGAAAAACAGGCTGTTCCTCCCCGGGATTTTATAGATAGCCGCGCCTTGGCTCCTGAGCTGATCACCGATATCAAAAAGATAGTACCGGTGAAGAGTGATTATGCTGCTTTGCACATTGCCGTGAATCACAATGAACTGCACTTCCTGAACAAGGCACAAAAAGAAACCATTACCCAGACAATTCAGACCCACCAGTTTAATAAAACCAAGGTACAGGCGGATGAGATCATGCAGCGCTATGCGCGTATCAAGCATATCATGCGCAACTCGGTAGTAGAGGCCGATCCTTTGCAGAAACAGTTACAGACAGAGAAGATCGACGATCTGCTCCTGCACCGTTTCTGGGGGTATGTGATCCTGCTGGGGATCATGGCCATCATGTTCCAGAGCATTTTCTGGCTGGCGTCTTTTCCAATGGACTGGATTGAAGGTGGATTTGGCGCACTGAGTGGCTGGCTTTCTGACGTACTGCCACAGAATCAAATCTCCGACATCTTTATTAATGGTATCATCGCCGGTTTGGGTGGAATTGCGGTATTCGTACCACAGATCATGATCCTCTTTGGGTTCATCACCATTCTGGAAGATACCGGTTATATGGCCAGAATCAGTTTCCTCACAGATCGCCTGATGCGTCAGGTAGGTTTGAATGGGAAGTCTGTAATGCCGCTGATCAGTGGGGTGGCTTGTGCCGTACCTGCTATCATGGCAACACGTAATATTGAAAACAGAAAAGAAAGGCTGATTACAATTCTGATCACACCACTCATGAGTTGCTCTGCCCGTCTGCCTATTTATACTGTGATGATTGCCCTTGTAATTCCTAACAAACCTGTACTAGGCATTCTCAATTTGCAGGGTGTGGTGATGATGGGGCTATACCTGTTGGGTTTTGTAATGGCATTGATCATTGCAGCGATCCTGAAACTGTTTGTCAGGATAAAGGAAAAGAGCTACTTCATTATGGAACTGCCGGTATACCGTGCTCCCCGCTGGATGAATGTAGGCACCACCATGCTTCAGAAGGCAAAGATCTTTATTATGGATGCCGGTAAGGTGATCATGGTTATCTCCATTATCCTCTGGTTCCTGGCATCGTATGGACCTTCGAAAAAGATGGAGGCGGTCGCTATCAAATACGAACAACTAAAAGCCGCACAACCTGATAAAATTGAAGCCCTGGATAGGGAAGAGGCCATGGAAAAACTGGCGAATTCCTATGCTGGAGGATTGGGCCATGCAATAGAACCTGCTATCCGTCCACTGGGTTTTGACTGGAAGATCGGGATTGCATTGATCACTTCCTTTGCCGCCCGTGAGGTATTTGTGGGTACTATGGCCACGTTGTATAGTGTGGGTGAATCGGAAGAAGACAATGATGCAACTTTAAGACAAAAGATGAGCGGCGCTACCTGGAGAGATGGGCGACCAGTGTACACACTGGCGAGTGGCG is a genomic window of Chitinophaga sp. LS1 containing:
- the feoB gene encoding ferrous iron transport protein B, producing MQATKTGKINIALVGNPNSGKSSLFNALTGLNQKVGNFPGVTVDKKTGAANISASLQANIIDLPGTYSLYPKSADELVTYDVLVNPQGEEIPDIILIIADASNLKRNLLFCSQIIDLKIPVIICLTMMDIARKKGVEIDEAGLERELGVPVVSINPRKNKGLPELKKIIELVTREKQAVPPRDFIDSRALAPELITDIKKIVPVKSDYAALHIAVNHNELHFLNKAQKETITQTIQTHQFNKTKVQADEIMQRYARIKHIMRNSVVEADPLQKQLQTEKIDDLLLHRFWGYVILLGIMAIMFQSIFWLASFPMDWIEGGFGALSGWLSDVLPQNQISDIFINGIIAGLGGIAVFVPQIMILFGFITILEDTGYMARISFLTDRLMRQVGLNGKSVMPLISGVACAVPAIMATRNIENRKERLITILITPLMSCSARLPIYTVMIALVIPNKPVLGILNLQGVVMMGLYLLGFVMALIIAAILKLFVRIKEKSYFIMELPVYRAPRWMNVGTTMLQKAKIFIMDAGKVIMVISIILWFLASYGPSKKMEAVAIKYEQLKAAQPDKIEALDREEAMEKLANSYAGGLGHAIEPAIRPLGFDWKIGIALITSFAAREVFVGTMATLYSVGESEEDNDATLRQKMSGATWRDGRPVYTLASGVSLMLFYAFAMQCMSTLAIVKRETKSWKLPAIQFVYMTALAYLSSLLAFQLLS
- a CDS encoding PadR family transcriptional regulator; the encoded protein is MNIDNTQSQMRKGVLEFCILSIIKQGEAYPSDIIEKMKEAKLDILEGTLYPLLTRLKNAELLKYRWEESMSGPPRKYFSMTDKGEAFYLDLEKTWNELANAVHQLTSKQ
- a CDS encoding PspC domain-containing protein; amino-acid sequence: MKKIININLASRLIPIEDSAYEILRQYLDSLKKYFAREEGADEIVSDIEGRIAEIFLDKIKKGAHCITDEDVVGVKAVMGTPDQFEEGNDTNTQQQQSAASNDPIYDSFRTRKRLFRDPDAKVLGGVCGGLGAYLNVDPVVFRIIFALLAIGGFGSGILVYFILWVVTPEANTAAEKLQMRGERVDVNNIRTAVQDEINATKAHLKDIKYEMRNFSQGRGRQVGNDIERFGRSLFDVLGRILIVLTKGFFFFLAVVILLILLFVGVMITVASPVLLPFKALLLAGTLQNLLFWPAVFLLLGVPVVGIIIFIIRKLTGVKQTNRYVGYTLSFLWFTGLICAILVGVSVAKDFRLRNTVKENFALVQPSKEKIVFKEAENLVQVEETFFDDDLKLADDTVIINNYRLSVEKSKNDSFYIEVQRSSRGRSIAQARTLAREISYPITQQDSVIYLPAGISIPRNSKFRDQRVRIIVRVPVNKQVEMDSKVRDHYHNWNWDWDNDWDDHHRWDDNDDNDDNNDNGVHVLKMTPDGIDKKDNNRVTDKDSLENNYRYKGKQERNTTPVEDTSKSANATSKGKVAFEGDAISYSLFNLLS